Proteins encoded in a region of the Diabrotica virgifera virgifera chromosome 4, PGI_DIABVI_V3a genome:
- the LOC126883659 gene encoding uncharacterized protein LOC126883659, translating to MAENEAGSHVLANMATVSAPSEFNFSLPGSWNQWKKRLERYMSVSGFINKPEAEKIDMLVYLMGAEAEEIMTQFNLTPAQQVYSIIIEKFDAHFIPQKNVIFERFKFNTRSQQPGESVDAYITALHSLAEHCSYGALKDELIRDRIVVGVLDVKVSERLQLQKNLTLGEAVLTVRQAELQNSQNRILRQERVQEVATVNAHRGNYWSQSQAEPNKYGQQNTWGKSNKNYKCTYCSVPSCNSRERCPAKDSRCRLCGKKGHWQARCRSGRNVRVVEGQNCAESEVGIENEMENLQVNNFDFHLGHIYTNDKDQ from the coding sequence ATGGCAGAGAATGAAGCAGGAAGCCATGTGCTTGCCAACATGGCAACAGTATCAGCTCCTTCTGAGTTTAATTTCTCCCTTCCAGGATCATGGAATCAGTGGAAAAAGAGGTTAGAAAGATATATGTCGGTTAgtggttttataaacaaaccagaaGCTGAAAAAATTGATATGCTAGTGTATCTAATGGGGGCAGAAGCAGAGGAAATTATGACTCAATTTAATCTAACACCCGCACAGCAAGTATATAGTATTATTATCGAGAAGTTTGACGCTCATTTTATACCCCAAAAGAACGTAATATTTGAACGATTCAAGTTCAACACACGTAGTCAACAGCCAGGGGAGTCGGTGGATGCATATATCACTGCACTTCATAGCCTGGCAGAGCATTGTAGTTATGGGGCTCTAAAAGATGAGTTAATAAGAGACCGCATAGTAGTAGGagttttagatgtaaaagtaagtGAGAGGTTACAACTCCAAAAGAACCTAACATTAGGGGAAGCTGTATTAACAGTACGTCAAGCCGAGCTGCAGAATTCTCAAAACAGGATTCTTAGGCAAGAACGAGTACAAGAAGTAGCTACGGTCAATGCACACAGAGGTAACTACTGGTCACAATCACAAGCAGAACCAAATAAATATGGACAACAGAACACATGGGGGAAATCcaacaaaaactacaaatgtACATACTGTAGTGTACCAAGCTGCAACAGCCGAGAAAGATGTCCAGCAAAAGATAGTCGTTGTCGATTATGTGGAAAGAAAGGACATTGGCAAGCTAGATGTAGATCCGGCAGGAATGTAAGAGTAGTTGAAGGTCAAAACTGTGCTGAAAGTGAGGTAGGAATAGAAAATGAAATGGAAAACTTACAGGTAAATAACTTTGATTTTCATCTAGGACACATTTACACTAATGATAAAGATCAGTAG